AGCGCAAAACGTTGAAGTTCCCGCGGTTTATGCCGGTGTTGAACGCAAAAAACGACTCGAACGGGCGCAGGCGCTGTTAACCCGCCTGGGGCTGGCGGAGCGCGTTGATTATCAACCTTCGCAGCTGTCCGGTGGTCAGCAGCAGCGCGTGAGCATCGCCCGTGCGCTGATGAATGGCGGACAGGTGATTCTGGCCGATGAACCGACCGGCGCGCTCGACAGTCATTCCGGCGAAGAGGTCATGGCGATCCTGCATCAGCTGCGCGATCAGGGGCACACGGTGATTATTGTGACCCACGATCCGCAGGTTGCCGCGCAGGCTGAGCGGATCATCGAGATCCATGACGGCGAACTGGTGAGCAATCCACCGGCCAAAAAAAACCACGCGGGCGTGCACAAAGAGGTGCTCCCGCCGCCCACGGGATGGGGGCAGTTTGTCAGCGGCTTTCGCGAGGCGTTAACCATGGCCTGGCTGGCGATGGCGGCGAACAAAATGCGCACACTGCTCACCATGCTCGGGATTATTATCGGCATCGCGTCGGTGGTGTCGATTGTGGTGGTGGGTGATGCCGCCAAACAGTTGGTGCTGGCGGATATTCGTGCGATTGGCACGAACACCATAGATATTTACCCTGGCAAAGATTTTGGTGACGATGAGCCGCAGAATCAGCAGGCGCTCAAATATGACGATCTGGCGGCAATTCAGAAGCAGCCGTGGGTGAACTCGGCGACACCGGCCGTTTCGCAAAATTTGCGCCTGCGCTACGGGAATATTGACGTCGCGGCCAGTGCGAACGGCGTCAGCGGCGACTATTTCAACGTTTACGGCATGACGTTCAGTGAAGGGGCAACCTTCAACGCAGAGCAGCTCGCCGGCAGAGCGCAGGTGGTCGTGCTGGATGCAAACTCGCGTAAACAGCTGTTTCCCACCAAATCCAGCGTAGTGGGTGAAGTGATCCTGGTGGGCAACATGCCCGCAACGGTGATTGGCGTGGCAGAAGAAAAGCAGTCGATGTTTGGCAGCAGTAAAATTTTGCGCGTCTGGCTGCCGTACACCACGATTTCCGGACGCATTATGGGCCAGTCGTGGCTGAACTCTATCACCGTAAGGGTGAAAGAGGGATACGACAGCACCCAGGCTGAGCAACAGATTGAGCGTCTGCTTACGCTGCGCCACGGCAAGAAAGATTTCTTCACCTGGAACA
This sequence is a window from Enterobacter sp. 638. Protein-coding genes within it:
- the macB gene encoding macrolide ABC transporter ATP-binding protein/permease MacB, giving the protein MTALLELNNIRRSYPSGDGAVEVLKGITLQVEPGEMVAIVGASGSGKSTLMNILGCLDKPTSGTYRVAGTDISTLDSDALARLRREHFGFIFQRYHLLSHLTAAQNVEVPAVYAGVERKKRLERAQALLTRLGLAERVDYQPSQLSGGQQQRVSIARALMNGGQVILADEPTGALDSHSGEEVMAILHQLRDQGHTVIIVTHDPQVAAQAERIIEIHDGELVSNPPAKKNHAGVHKEVLPPPTGWGQFVSGFREALTMAWLAMAANKMRTLLTMLGIIIGIASVVSIVVVGDAAKQLVLADIRAIGTNTIDIYPGKDFGDDEPQNQQALKYDDLAAIQKQPWVNSATPAVSQNLRLRYGNIDVAASANGVSGDYFNVYGMTFSEGATFNAEQLAGRAQVVVLDANSRKQLFPTKSSVVGEVILVGNMPATVIGVAEEKQSMFGSSKILRVWLPYTTISGRIMGQSWLNSITVRVKEGYDSTQAEQQIERLLTLRHGKKDFFTWNMDGVLKTAEKTTRTLQMFLTLVAVISLVVGGIGVMNIMLVSVTERTREIGIRMAVGARASDVLQQFLIEAVLVCLVGGALGIALSMLIAFTLQLFLPGWEIGFSPFALLTAFLCSTATGVLFGWLPARNAARLDPVDALARE